In the genome of Deinococcus sp. KSM4-11, one region contains:
- a CDS encoding DUF3103 family protein, which translates to MNFPSRTAPAALLALTLALSACGQSPQATAPGTSTATTPVATTPSSPVISAADAQVNRALDQFAQELARHMTSPELRATIDQQTATRFDGDRETLYATLARTPLSSGTVESLLASGPGVTLSSLSTLTGSVKDLQVAVRGPAWNIKAQVPLVAFAPQGGDEFAPVTAYDAQGGRHVLDAHTLPTEPVVVVGVNERLDAQGNVMKPIDASASSVPPTLSAQACDSWEHLTSVYVRDDHEPWIRGDPEIYVQLGSNSHDGLYQGSLPDVNDENKWYYPNRDLIRWSTTSLGSWMMYLWYERDGGSSITLTFGADVKGVNGSVAYTVADGDDQMGHATLAFVDRLKSFALDTGDVRWWRSGCK; encoded by the coding sequence ATGAACTTCCCTTCCCGCACTGCCCCCGCCGCCCTGCTGGCCCTGACCCTCGCCCTGAGCGCCTGCGGACAGTCCCCGCAGGCCACCGCGCCCGGCACGAGCACGGCCACCACACCGGTCGCCACCACCCCCAGCTCGCCGGTGATCAGCGCCGCCGATGCCCAGGTCAACCGGGCGCTCGACCAGTTCGCTCAGGAACTCGCGCGCCATATGACCAGTCCCGAGCTGCGGGCCACGATCGACCAGCAGACGGCCACCCGCTTCGACGGCGACCGCGAGACCCTGTACGCCACCCTGGCCCGCACCCCGCTGAGCAGCGGCACGGTCGAGTCCCTGCTCGCCAGCGGGCCGGGCGTGACCCTCAGTTCGCTGAGCACCCTCACCGGCAGCGTGAAGGATCTGCAGGTGGCCGTGCGCGGTCCCGCGTGGAACATAAAAGCGCAGGTGCCGCTGGTGGCCTTCGCGCCGCAGGGCGGGGACGAGTTCGCGCCGGTCACCGCGTACGACGCTCAGGGCGGCCGGCACGTGCTGGATGCCCACACGCTCCCGACCGAGCCGGTCGTGGTGGTGGGCGTGAACGAGCGCCTGGACGCGCAGGGGAACGTCATGAAGCCCATCGACGCCTCGGCCAGCAGTGTGCCGCCGACCCTGAGCGCGCAGGCCTGTGACAGCTGGGAACACCTGACCTCGGTGTACGTGCGTGACGACCACGAACCGTGGATCCGTGGCGACCCGGAAATCTACGTGCAGCTCGGCTCGAACTCTCACGACGGCCTGTACCAGGGATCGTTGCCGGACGTGAACGACGAGAACAAGTGGTACTACCCCAACCGCGATCTGATCCGCTGGTCGACCACCAGCCTGGGCAGCTGGATGATGTACCTGTGGTACGAGCGGGACGGCGGCAGCAGCATCACCCTGACCTTCGGCGCGGACGTGAAGGGCGTGAACGGCAGCGTGGCGTACACGGTCGCGGACGGCGACGACCAGATGGGCCACGCCACCCTGGCCTTCGTGGACCGCCTGAAGTCCTTCGCGCTCGACACCGGCGATGTCCGCTGGTGGCGCAGCGGCTGCAAGTAA
- a CDS encoding sensor histidine kinase: MTVLPAPALPPVISSPSPALLAGPHEPGSGATAEMLRTVRVTNLITWAALSVHSLLVEPVRDHLPLSQVQWWGVLNVIFLAGMLLTLHLMNRWPWRALLGLLAGQSVLALTANAFLNGSSVQAGLLILVAAQVGLLLPFRQALLWVAVQSGVLLWVLLTHWHNLDAWAFSTGYVCFQALAITTVRTAMREIRARRALATVVEELRATRALLNEASRQAERLQISRELHDLLGHHLTGLGMHLQVAAHLLPASPARTHVQTAQGVAQQLLGDVRTAVRGMRDTARCDFPLELRALAQGTDLDVHVTLPPDFRLDCPVTARVLLRCAQEIVTNAARHARASQVWLDVQRSGALVRLRAHDDGPGVASVRFGCGLSGMRERLEGLGGTLDVQTPPGQGVTLCATLPAGGLA, translated from the coding sequence ATGACTGTCCTGCCCGCGCCCGCGCTGCCCCCGGTCATTTCTTCGCCTTCGCCTGCCCTGCTGGCCGGGCCGCACGAGCCCGGTTCCGGAGCCACCGCCGAGATGCTGCGCACTGTGCGGGTCACCAACCTGATCACCTGGGCGGCCCTGTCCGTCCATTCCCTGCTGGTCGAGCCGGTGCGGGATCACCTGCCCCTCAGTCAGGTGCAGTGGTGGGGAGTCCTGAACGTGATCTTCCTGGCCGGGATGCTGCTTACCCTGCACCTGATGAACCGCTGGCCGTGGCGGGCCCTGCTGGGCCTGCTGGCCGGACAGTCGGTGCTGGCCCTGACGGCGAACGCCTTTCTGAACGGCAGCAGCGTGCAGGCCGGCCTGCTGATCCTGGTGGCGGCGCAGGTGGGCCTCCTGCTGCCCTTCCGGCAGGCGCTGCTGTGGGTCGCCGTCCAGAGCGGCGTGCTGCTGTGGGTGCTGCTCACGCACTGGCATAACTTGGACGCCTGGGCCTTCTCGACCGGGTATGTCTGCTTTCAGGCGCTGGCCATCACCACGGTTCGCACGGCCATGCGGGAGATCCGGGCGCGGCGGGCGCTGGCCACCGTGGTCGAGGAACTGCGGGCCACGCGGGCGCTGCTGAACGAGGCCAGCCGGCAGGCCGAGCGGCTCCAGATCTCGCGGGAACTGCACGACCTGCTGGGCCACCACCTGACCGGGCTGGGCATGCACCTGCAGGTGGCCGCGCACCTGCTGCCCGCCAGTCCGGCCCGCACGCACGTGCAGACCGCGCAGGGCGTCGCGCAGCAGCTGCTGGGCGACGTCCGGACGGCGGTGCGGGGCATGCGGGACACGGCCCGCTGCGATTTCCCCCTGGAACTGCGCGCCCTGGCGCAGGGCACGGATCTGGACGTGCACGTGACCCTGCCGCCGGACTTCCGGCTGGACTGTCCGGTCACGGCGCGCGTGCTGCTGCGCTGCGCCCAGGAGATCGTGACGAACGCCGCCCGGCACGCCCGCGCCTCGCAGGTGTGGCTGGACGTGCAGCGCAGCGGGGCCCTCGTGCGGCTGCGCGCCCATGACGACGGCCCCGGCGTGGCCAGCGTGCGCTTCGGCTGCGGCCTGAGCGGCATGCGCGAGCGGCTGGAGGGCCTGGGCGGCACGCTGGACGTGCAGACGCCCCCCGGCCAGGGCGTGACCCTGTGCGCCACACTTCCGGCGGGGGGCCTGGCGTGA
- the thpR gene encoding RNA 2',3'-cyclic phosphodiesterase: MDAEALAVLAQLAVVEPTRPARPATGEADRPARPQRAPQLPRGARRTGPVDDGHTPATQRLFYALKVPREIAGPLAQAQQKLKGNWRSVRPDQMHVTLAYLPAVPLERVADLKALGQRLAPQFQALDVRLRGTGYFPNEGSPRVWFVKVEAEGLDALAAALRAGIQALGLEIEELPFKGHITLARRKGPAPRVPPLTFDASWHAGSLTLQRSLLQKTGPIYEQAGAYRLREGPGPTAPPPPAPGVSEPGSPEPTPTSHPTQETP, encoded by the coding sequence TTGGACGCCGAGGCACTGGCTGTGCTGGCCCAGCTCGCGGTGGTGGAGCCCACGCGCCCAGCCCGGCCGGCCACAGGCGAAGCGGATCGTCCGGCACGCCCCCAGCGGGCGCCGCAGCTCCCCCGTGGGGCACGGCGTACCGGGCCGGTCGACGATGGCCACACCCCGGCCACACAGCGGCTGTTCTACGCCCTGAAGGTGCCGCGCGAGATCGCCGGGCCGCTCGCGCAGGCCCAGCAGAAGCTGAAGGGGAACTGGCGGTCCGTACGGCCAGACCAGATGCACGTCACGCTGGCGTACCTGCCGGCCGTTCCGCTGGAACGCGTGGCCGACCTGAAGGCCCTCGGGCAGAGGCTCGCGCCCCAGTTCCAGGCACTGGACGTGCGGCTGCGAGGCACCGGGTACTTCCCGAACGAGGGCAGTCCCCGCGTGTGGTTCGTGAAGGTCGAGGCGGAGGGTCTGGACGCCTTGGCCGCGGCCCTGCGCGCCGGCATCCAGGCCCTCGGGCTGGAGATCGAGGAGCTGCCCTTCAAGGGGCACATCACGCTGGCCCGCCGCAAGGGACCGGCGCCGCGCGTGCCGCCCCTGACCTTCGACGCGTCCTGGCATGCGGGCAGCCTGACCCTCCAGCGCAGCCTGCTCCAGAAGACCGGCCCGATCTACGAGCAGGCCGGTGCCTACCGCCTGCGTGAGGGTCCCGGCCCCACCGCCCCACCGCCCCCCGCGCCCGGCGTTTCAGAACCCGGATCGCCCGAACCCACCCCAACATCCCACCCCACCCAGGAGACGCCATGA
- a CDS encoding phospholipase A2: MKAPRLGLLLLGTIALASCGQQLSAPTAATPAQSSPVAATPGTGSVAAQIAAYATRPELQDADSQAILKDHASDPLMLSALQEAYGQAAAPLDAAALAAQTSGQMPLSAQATGKAGYAQSVAWGSVSNYRYQKAHPRYSGLNWGSDGCSAPSGLGLGYRDTFRPACDVHDFGYGNLPKLTGKLYWPYNKARTDSAFLSNMRAICGAKSIFTRPACYVAAQAYYKAVDIGGWPAWIRNG, encoded by the coding sequence ATGAAGGCACCCCGACTCGGCCTGCTGCTCCTCGGCACCATCGCCCTCGCGTCCTGCGGCCAGCAGCTCAGTGCGCCCACCGCCGCCACTCCGGCGCAGTCCAGTCCAGTCGCCGCCACGCCCGGCACGGGCAGCGTCGCCGCGCAGATCGCCGCGTACGCCACCCGCCCGGAACTCCAGGACGCCGACAGCCAGGCCATCCTGAAAGACCACGCGAGCGATCCCCTGATGCTGTCCGCCTTGCAGGAAGCGTACGGTCAGGCCGCCGCTCCACTGGACGCCGCCGCGCTGGCTGCCCAGACCAGCGGGCAGATGCCCCTGAGCGCGCAGGCCACCGGCAAGGCCGGCTACGCCCAGTCGGTCGCGTGGGGATCGGTCAGCAACTACCGCTATCAGAAGGCCCATCCCAGGTACTCGGGCCTGAACTGGGGCTCGGATGGCTGCAGCGCGCCCAGCGGCCTGGGCCTGGGCTACCGCGACACCTTCCGCCCCGCGTGCGACGTGCACGACTTCGGCTACGGGAACCTGCCGAAACTGACTGGGAAACTGTACTGGCCGTACAACAAGGCCCGCACCGATTCCGCGTTCCTGAGCAACATGCGGGCCATCTGCGGCGCCAAATCCATCTTCACGCGCCCCGCCTGTTACGTCGCCGCGCAGGCGTACTACAAGGCCGTCGACATTGGCGGCTGGCCCGCCTGGATCCGCAACGGCTGA
- a CDS encoding response regulator transcription factor — protein MTAAHAAAGPIRVCIAEDQTLVRQGLRSMLGLSSDMQVIAEAEDGVQALTLVPAVRPDVLLLDYRMPHLDGLGVLRALAAQGALPPTLILTTFDDDDLLIQGVEAGARGYLLKDVSLEVLLQAIRTVASGGRWLQPVSTERVRGLDGAAPVRAEDHVTLTEREQEVLRLMAGGYSNREIAGLITTTEGTIKGYVSNILSKMGVRDRTRAVLRALEIQLL, from the coding sequence GTGACGGCCGCCCACGCAGCGGCGGGCCCGATCCGGGTGTGTATCGCGGAGGATCAGACGCTGGTGCGCCAGGGCCTGCGTTCTATGCTGGGCCTGTCGAGCGACATGCAGGTCATCGCAGAGGCCGAGGACGGCGTGCAGGCCCTGACGCTGGTGCCCGCCGTGCGGCCGGACGTGCTGCTGCTCGACTACCGCATGCCCCACCTGGACGGCCTGGGCGTGCTGCGGGCGCTGGCCGCGCAGGGCGCGCTGCCGCCCACGCTGATCCTCACGACCTTCGACGATGACGACCTGCTCATCCAGGGCGTGGAGGCGGGCGCACGCGGCTACCTGCTCAAGGACGTGTCGCTGGAGGTGCTGCTCCAGGCGATCCGCACCGTGGCGAGCGGCGGCCGCTGGCTCCAGCCAGTCTCGACGGAACGGGTGCGCGGCCTGGACGGCGCCGCACCGGTGCGGGCAGAGGATCACGTGACCCTGACCGAACGCGAACAGGAGGTGCTGCGCTTGATGGCAGGCGGCTACTCGAACCGCGAGATTGCCGGGCTGATCACCACCACCGAGGGCACCATCAAGGGGTACGTATCGAACATCCTGTCGAAGATGGGCGTGCGCGACCGGACGCGGGCGGTGCTGCGCGCCCTGGAGATCCAGTTGCTCTAG
- the recA gene encoding recombinase RecA has product MSKDNPKEITAAPNDSKERAKAIETAMSQIEKAFGKGSIMKLGAESKLDVQVVSTGSLSLDLALGVGGIPRGRVTEIYGPESGGKTTLALAIVAQAQKAGGTCAFIDAEHALDPVYARALGVNTDELLVSQPDNGEQALEIMELLVRSGAIDVVVVDSVAALTPRAEIEGEMGDSLPGLQARLMSQALRKLTAILSKTGTAAIFINQVREKIGVMYGNPETTTGGRALKFYASVRLDVRKIGQPIKVGNDAVANTVKVKTVKNKVAAPFKEVELALVYGKGFDQMTDLVTLATDMDIIKKAGSFYSYGDERIGQGKEKAIAYIAERPEMADEIRERVTTAIRTGKAPELPTVPAVAE; this is encoded by the coding sequence ATGAGCAAGGACAACCCCAAGGAGATCACCGCCGCCCCCAACGACAGCAAGGAACGCGCCAAGGCCATCGAGACGGCCATGAGCCAGATCGAGAAGGCCTTCGGCAAGGGAAGCATCATGAAGCTCGGCGCCGAGAGCAAACTCGACGTTCAGGTCGTCTCGACCGGCAGCTTGAGCCTGGATCTGGCCCTCGGAGTGGGCGGCATTCCGCGCGGCCGCGTGACCGAGATCTACGGCCCGGAATCCGGCGGCAAGACCACCCTGGCCCTCGCCATCGTCGCGCAGGCCCAGAAGGCCGGCGGCACCTGCGCCTTCATCGACGCCGAACACGCGCTGGATCCTGTGTACGCCCGCGCGCTGGGCGTGAACACCGATGAGCTGCTCGTGTCGCAGCCCGACAACGGTGAGCAGGCGCTGGAGATCATGGAACTGCTCGTCCGCTCCGGGGCCATCGACGTGGTTGTGGTCGACTCGGTGGCCGCCCTGACGCCCCGCGCCGAGATCGAGGGCGAGATGGGCGACTCGCTGCCCGGCCTTCAGGCCCGCCTGATGTCGCAGGCGCTGCGCAAACTCACGGCGATCCTGTCCAAGACCGGCACCGCCGCCATCTTCATCAACCAGGTGCGCGAGAAGATCGGCGTGATGTACGGCAACCCCGAGACCACCACCGGCGGCCGCGCCCTCAAGTTCTACGCCAGCGTCCGCCTAGACGTCCGCAAGATCGGCCAGCCCATCAAGGTCGGCAACGATGCCGTGGCGAACACCGTCAAGGTCAAGACCGTCAAGAACAAGGTGGCCGCGCCCTTCAAGGAAGTCGAGCTGGCACTGGTGTACGGCAAGGGCTTCGACCAGATGACCGATCTGGTGACGCTGGCGACCGACATGGACATCATCAAGAAGGCCGGCAGCTTCTACTCTTACGGCGACGAACGCATCGGCCAGGGCAAGGAAAAGGCCATCGCGTACATTGCCGAGCGTCCCGAAATGGCCGATGAGATCCGCGAGCGCGTGACCACAGCTATCCGCACCGGCAAGGCCCCTGAACTGCCCACCGTCCCCGCCGTCGCTGAATAA
- a CDS encoding four-helix bundle copper-binding protein, which yields MNEQLIRACIDACLQCLDACEACAIACLNEPDIDMMRGCIRLDRDCADLCATTARLLMRGSDLHAQACALCAEACAACAAECGQHHHDHCQACAAACRECEAACRRLAA from the coding sequence ATGAACGAACAGCTGATCCGCGCGTGCATCGACGCCTGCCTGCAGTGCTTGGACGCCTGCGAGGCCTGCGCCATCGCCTGCCTGAACGAGCCCGACATCGACATGATGCGGGGCTGTATCCGCCTTGACCGGGACTGTGCAGATCTGTGCGCCACGACCGCCCGCCTGCTGATGCGCGGCAGCGACTTACATGCCCAGGCGTGCGCGCTGTGTGCCGAGGCCTGTGCGGCCTGTGCCGCCGAGTGCGGCCAGCACCACCATGATCACTGCCAGGCGTGCGCCGCCGCCTGCCGTGAATGCGAGGCGGCCTGCCGCAGGCTCGCCGCCTGA
- a CDS encoding SRPBCC family protein, with translation MHPLARGAVGGAVAGAAYGLTVYVWLHRLNGDVGVMVASYLFLVPFALGMLSAWLALEGTPVRPAATPPDAFGDRSPRAVSPVARVLGVSALTVSVFLVVALVTGFEGVLCAVIAAPVMYPMALLGAGLMWVLRRWRGRSVALLVSATLPAVLGPLEQTRPVADVYRTVTNDVLIAAPPAAVWAQIRSVPRIGDSEIRAGFFHWVGLPRPREAVLVGQGVGAARTATFDGGLSFLETVTDWRVNRVLSFRIQAQQSGTLDPHIRVGGRFFDVLSGTYTLEAVRPGFTLLHLSSTQRVSTPFNGYTAFFTRVIMHDLQRTILEVIRDRAERASARPDGPGRVD, from the coding sequence ATGCATCCACTGGCGAGGGGCGCGGTCGGCGGCGCCGTGGCGGGCGCGGCCTACGGGCTGACCGTGTACGTGTGGCTGCACCGCCTGAATGGCGACGTGGGCGTCATGGTCGCCTCGTACCTGTTCCTGGTGCCCTTCGCGCTGGGAATGCTGTCGGCGTGGCTGGCGCTGGAGGGAACGCCCGTGCGCCCCGCTGCCACGCCGCCCGACGCCTTCGGTGACCGGTCGCCGCGCGCCGTCTCGCCCGTTGCCCGCGTGCTGGGGGTGAGCGCCCTGACGGTCAGCGTGTTTCTGGTGGTCGCCCTAGTCACGGGCTTTGAGGGCGTGCTGTGCGCGGTGATCGCGGCCCCCGTGATGTACCCGATGGCGCTGCTGGGCGCAGGACTGATGTGGGTGCTGCGGCGCTGGCGCGGCCGGTCGGTGGCGCTGCTGGTCTCGGCCACACTGCCCGCCGTGCTGGGGCCGCTCGAACAGACCCGCCCAGTGGCCGACGTGTACCGCACGGTCACGAACGACGTGCTGATCGCGGCGCCGCCCGCCGCCGTGTGGGCGCAGATCCGCTCCGTGCCGCGCATCGGGGATTCGGAGATCCGGGCCGGGTTCTTCCACTGGGTCGGCCTGCCCCGCCCGCGTGAGGCCGTGCTGGTCGGGCAGGGCGTGGGGGCCGCGCGCACGGCGACCTTCGACGGCGGCCTGAGCTTTCTGGAGACCGTCACGGACTGGCGGGTGAACCGCGTCCTCTCGTTCCGCATCCAGGCGCAGCAGTCCGGAACCCTCGATCCGCACATCCGGGTCGGGGGGCGCTTCTTCGACGTTCTGAGCGGCACCTACACGCTGGAGGCCGTGCGGCCCGGCTTCACCCTGCTGCACCTCAGCAGCACGCAGCGTGTGAGCACGCCCTTCAACGGCTACACGGCCTTCTTCACGCGGGTGATCATGCACGACCTGCAACGCACCATTCTGGAGGTCATCCGTGACCGGGCAGAGCGGGCATCCGCGCGGCCTGATGGACCGGGCCGTGTGGACTGA
- a CDS encoding CinA family nicotinamide mononucleotide deamidase-related protein — MLIAEIISVGTELLFGEIVDSNAAFLARELGSRGVTLHRKTVLGDNLERLTAAIHTALGRADLLILGGGLGPTDDDLTREAIAAALNETPQEDPELLAWLEGLYTARGRTMPQINRKQAWLIPSAQALPNPVGTAPGWFVTTGGKMIVALPGPPREMQRMWRDQVLPRLPLPSRALLHTTIHTQGIGESNVAELLGDLTKAANPSVATYARKTGVDVRVAASADTDAQARELLAPVLGTVRAQLGNWTWGEDTQTLAGAVSAALAGRSLGVIEAGSAGALSTLLADEAGFLDAAVTQDHRRLITLGLTPVTLHDAGLVSEQAARELAAGACEHLGADIGLAVAVQASGEGAGQAHAALHTPELQRSISLNWPGDPAQIRERAAVAALALAYRVLRPGGWDA, encoded by the coding sequence ATGCTTATAGCAGAAATTATCAGCGTGGGCACGGAGCTGCTGTTCGGCGAAATCGTCGACAGCAACGCCGCGTTCCTGGCGCGCGAACTCGGGAGTCGGGGCGTCACCCTCCACCGCAAGACGGTGCTCGGCGACAACCTGGAGCGCCTGACCGCCGCCATCCACACTGCGCTGGGCCGCGCCGACCTGCTCATCCTGGGCGGCGGCCTCGGCCCCACCGATGACGACCTCACCCGCGAGGCCATCGCCGCCGCGTTGAATGAGACGCCGCAGGAAGATCCGGAACTGCTCGCGTGGCTTGAAGGGCTCTACACGGCGCGCGGTCGCACCATGCCGCAGATCAACCGCAAGCAGGCGTGGCTGATTCCCTCGGCCCAGGCGCTGCCCAACCCGGTCGGCACCGCGCCCGGCTGGTTCGTCACGACCGGCGGCAAGATGATCGTCGCCCTGCCCGGCCCCCCGCGGGAGATGCAGCGCATGTGGCGCGATCAGGTGCTGCCCCGACTGCCGCTGCCCAGCCGCGCGCTGCTGCACACCACCATCCACACGCAGGGCATCGGCGAGAGCAACGTCGCGGAACTGCTGGGCGACCTGACGAAGGCCGCGAACCCCAGCGTCGCCACCTACGCCCGCAAGACCGGCGTGGACGTGCGCGTGGCCGCCAGCGCCGACACCGACGCACAGGCCCGCGAACTGCTGGCCCCCGTGCTGGGCACCGTGCGCGCCCAGCTCGGGAACTGGACGTGGGGTGAGGACACCCAGACCCTCGCCGGAGCCGTCAGCGCCGCGCTCGCGGGCCGCAGCCTAGGCGTCATCGAGGCCGGCAGTGCCGGTGCCCTGAGCACCCTGCTGGCCGACGAGGCGGGATTCCTCGACGCCGCCGTCACGCAGGATCACCGCCGCCTGATCACCCTGGGGCTCACCCCGGTCACGCTCCACGACGCCGGACTGGTCAGTGAACAGGCAGCCCGCGAGCTCGCCGCCGGAGCGTGCGAACACCTGGGCGCCGACATCGGCCTGGCGGTCGCCGTCCAGGCCAGCGGCGAGGGAGCCGGGCAGGCACACGCCGCGCTGCACACGCCGGAACTCCAGCGCAGCATCAGCCTCAACTGGCCTGGCGACCCGGCCCAGATCCGTGAACGTGCCGCCGTGGCCGCGCTGGCCCTCGCGTACCGCGTCCTGCGCCCCGGCGGGTGGGACGCATGA